From the Acidovorax carolinensis genome, one window contains:
- a CDS encoding CaiB/BaiF CoA transferase family protein, whose protein sequence is MTKQTLRPLDGITVVSLEHAVAAPFCTRQLADLGARVIKVERPGSGDFARGYDQRVKGQSSHFTWLNRNKESLALDVKQPQAQAALLQLLKTADVLVQNLAPGAAARMGLSYEALKSHNPRLIVCDISGYGADGPYRDKKAYDLLIQSEAGFLSVTGTPETPSKSGISVADIAAGMYAYTNILSALLLRGKTGEGSHIDVSMLEAMGEWMGYPMYYAYEGAPPPPRTGASHASIYPYGPFAAGDGATVMLGLQNEREWKIFCDAVLQRPEVATDPRFCSNAQRNANRAALQALILGVFADLTAAQVVERLDAAGIANARVNDMADLWAHPQLQARQRWRTVGTPAGEVPALLPPGVNSAFDYRMDAVPAVGQHNVAILAALGWSAEQIDALQAQQPI, encoded by the coding sequence ATGACAAAGCAAACTCTCAGGCCCCTCGACGGCATCACCGTCGTTTCGCTCGAACATGCGGTGGCAGCGCCGTTCTGCACGCGCCAGCTGGCCGACCTGGGCGCGCGCGTCATCAAGGTGGAGCGCCCCGGCAGCGGCGACTTCGCGCGCGGCTACGACCAGCGGGTGAAGGGCCAGTCCTCGCACTTCACCTGGCTCAACCGCAACAAGGAAAGCCTGGCGCTCGACGTGAAGCAGCCACAGGCCCAGGCCGCGCTGCTGCAGCTGCTCAAGACCGCCGACGTGCTGGTGCAGAACCTCGCACCCGGCGCCGCCGCGCGCATGGGCCTGTCGTACGAGGCGCTTAAAAGCCACAACCCGCGCCTGATCGTCTGCGACATCAGCGGCTATGGCGCCGACGGGCCGTATCGCGACAAGAAGGCCTATGACCTGCTGATCCAGAGCGAGGCGGGCTTCCTTTCCGTGACGGGCACGCCCGAAACACCCTCCAAATCCGGCATCTCGGTGGCCGACATTGCCGCGGGCATGTATGCCTACACCAATATCCTGTCGGCCCTGCTGCTGCGCGGCAAGACAGGCGAGGGCAGCCATATCGACGTGTCCATGCTCGAGGCCATGGGCGAGTGGATGGGTTACCCGATGTACTACGCCTACGAAGGCGCGCCACCGCCGCCACGCACCGGCGCATCGCACGCCAGCATCTACCCCTACGGGCCGTTTGCGGCTGGTGATGGGGCCACGGTGATGCTGGGCCTGCAAAACGAGCGCGAGTGGAAAATCTTTTGCGACGCCGTGCTGCAGCGCCCCGAGGTGGCGACGGACCCCCGCTTCTGTTCCAACGCCCAGCGCAATGCGAACCGCGCCGCGCTGCAGGCGCTGATCCTCGGTGTCTTCGCCGACCTCACCGCCGCCCAGGTGGTCGAACGCCTCGATGCCGCTGGCATTGCCAACGCGCGTGTCAACGACATGGCCGACCTGTGGGCGCACCCGCAATTGCAGGCGCGCCAGCGCTGGCGCACCGTGGGCACGCCGGCGGGCGAAGTGCCCGCGCTGCTGCCGCCCGGTGTGAACAGCGCGTTCGACTACCGCATGGACGCCGTGCCCGCGGTGGGCCAGCACAACGTCGCCATCCTGGCCGCGCTGGGCTGGAGTGCCGAGCAGATCGACGCACTGCAGGCGCAGCAACCCATCTAA
- a CDS encoding MmgE/PrpD family protein, with product MKQETQATIHPLAQFAATLQWSDVPAPVQRRTEDLWVDWFGSVLAGCRARPVASITRFALSQGPAAGPSEVIGGSATTSPMMAALANAAAAHVAEQDDVHNGSVFHPAAVVFPPALAVAQAIGASGAQLMAACVAGYEVGIRVGEFLGRSHYKIFHTTATAGTLAAAAAVGRLLELTPAQMQHAFGSAGTQSAGLWEFLRTAADSKQLHTAHAASAGLMAAYLAKDGFTGAQDIFTGPQGLAAGMSSDANPAKLTDGIGTRWATAETSFKWHASCRHTHPAADALLQVMQQHGLQPADIAQVTCLVHQGAIDVLGPVVSPATVHQSKFSMGTVLALAARFGHAGLTEFDAQFLAPDTVALREKVRMVLDAEVDAAYPQRWIGKVTVQTTDGRTLHGRVDEPKGDPGNTLSREEITAKALRLAAYGGAVPAAQAEAAVQRLWRVQEWPRTERLLG from the coding sequence ATGAAGCAAGAAACCCAAGCCACCATCCACCCCCTGGCGCAGTTTGCCGCCACGCTGCAATGGAGCGATGTGCCCGCACCCGTGCAGCGCCGCACCGAAGACCTGTGGGTGGACTGGTTCGGCTCGGTGCTGGCCGGCTGCCGTGCGCGGCCGGTGGCCAGCATCACGCGCTTTGCGCTGTCGCAGGGCCCGGCCGCGGGTCCCAGCGAAGTCATTGGCGGCAGCGCCACCACCTCACCCATGATGGCTGCGCTGGCCAACGCCGCCGCCGCGCATGTGGCCGAACAGGACGACGTGCACAACGGTTCGGTGTTCCACCCGGCGGCCGTGGTCTTCCCGCCCGCGCTGGCCGTTGCACAAGCCATCGGCGCCAGCGGCGCGCAGCTCATGGCGGCCTGCGTGGCCGGCTACGAGGTCGGCATCCGCGTGGGCGAGTTTCTGGGCCGCAGCCACTACAAAATCTTCCACACCACAGCCACGGCCGGCACGCTGGCCGCCGCTGCCGCCGTGGGTCGCCTGCTCGAGCTGACGCCTGCGCAGATGCAGCACGCCTTTGGCTCGGCCGGCACGCAGTCGGCGGGGTTGTGGGAGTTTTTGCGCACTGCCGCCGACAGCAAGCAGCTGCACACCGCGCACGCCGCCTCAGCGGGGCTGATGGCCGCGTACCTGGCCAAGGACGGCTTCACCGGCGCGCAGGACATTTTCACCGGCCCCCAGGGCCTGGCCGCCGGCATGAGCAGTGATGCCAACCCCGCCAAACTCACTGACGGCATCGGCACGCGCTGGGCTACAGCCGAGACCAGCTTCAAATGGCACGCCTCCTGCCGCCATACCCACCCCGCTGCGGATGCGCTGCTGCAAGTGATGCAGCAGCACGGCCTGCAGCCCGCCGACATTGCGCAGGTGACCTGCCTTGTGCACCAGGGCGCCATCGACGTGCTGGGCCCGGTGGTCTCGCCCGCCACGGTGCACCAGTCCAAGTTCTCCATGGGCACGGTGCTGGCATTGGCCGCACGCTTTGGCCATGCGGGTTTGACCGAATTTGACGCGCAGTTCCTGGCCCCAGACACCGTGGCCCTGCGCGAGAAAGTGCGCATGGTGCTGGACGCCGAGGTCGACGCCGCTTACCCGCAGCGCTGGATCGGCAAGGTTACCGTGCAGACGACCGACGGCCGCACCCTGCACGGCCGGGTGGACGAGCCCAAGGGCGACCCCGGCAACACGCTGTCGCGCGAGGAAATCACCGCCAAGGCATTGCGCCTGGCAGCCTATGGCGGCGCGGTGCCTGCCGCGCAGGCCGAGGCCGCCGTGCAGCGACTGTGGCGGGTGCAGGAGTGGCCCCGCACGGAACGCCTGCTGGGCTGA
- a CDS encoding tripartite tricarboxylate transporter substrate binding protein BugD, which translates to MTARFTPISRRTITGSIAAACAALALGGNALANTWPEKTVTLVVPYSAGGPTDVVARLLAVPMGQSLGQTVVVENTVGAGGTLAPARIARSKPDGYTIMIHHMGMATAPALYKKLPYDPLKDFEYIGQVLDVPMTLLSRKDFPANNFQELQDYVKKNQDKVSLANAGIGAVSQLCGMLFMHQLGVKLTTVPYKGAGPAMNDLMGGQVDLLCDQTTQTAPVIQDGKRVKVFGVTTPQRLSSMPNIPTLDEQGLKGFDVKVWHGMYAPKGTPRDVMAKLNTALNVAIKDENVKKRIAELSSDLVTPDKATPEGLRKHLAAEVARWDKVIKAAGVSAE; encoded by the coding sequence ATGACCGCACGCTTTACGCCCATTTCCCGCCGCACCATCACAGGCTCCATCGCTGCCGCCTGCGCCGCGCTGGCCCTGGGTGGCAACGCCCTGGCCAACACCTGGCCCGAAAAGACCGTCACCCTGGTCGTCCCCTACAGCGCAGGCGGCCCCACCGACGTGGTGGCTCGCCTGCTGGCTGTGCCCATGGGCCAGTCGCTGGGCCAGACGGTGGTGGTGGAAAACACGGTGGGCGCGGGCGGCACGCTGGCGCCCGCGCGCATCGCACGCTCCAAGCCCGACGGCTACACCATCATGATCCATCACATGGGCATGGCCACGGCCCCGGCGCTCTACAAGAAGCTGCCCTATGACCCGCTCAAGGACTTCGAGTACATCGGCCAGGTGCTGGACGTGCCCATGACGTTGCTGTCGCGCAAGGACTTCCCTGCCAACAACTTCCAGGAGCTGCAGGACTACGTCAAGAAGAACCAGGACAAGGTCTCGCTCGCCAACGCGGGCATTGGCGCCGTGTCGCAGCTGTGCGGCATGCTGTTCATGCACCAGCTGGGCGTGAAGCTGACCACCGTGCCCTACAAGGGCGCCGGCCCGGCCATGAATGACCTGATGGGCGGGCAGGTGGACCTGCTGTGCGACCAGACCACGCAGACCGCGCCCGTGATCCAGGACGGCAAGCGCGTCAAGGTTTTCGGCGTGACCACACCGCAGCGCCTGTCGTCCATGCCCAATATCCCCACGCTCGATGAGCAGGGCCTCAAGGGCTTTGACGTGAAGGTGTGGCACGGCATGTACGCCCCCAAGGGCACGCCCAGGGACGTGATGGCCAAGCTCAACACGGCGCTGAACGTGGCCATCAAGGACGAGAACGTGAAAAAGCGCATTGCTGAACTGAGCTCCGATCTCGTCACGCCCGACAAGGCCACGCCCGAAGGCCTGCGCAAGCACCTGGCGGCCGAGGTGGCGCGCTGGGACAAGGTCATCAAGGCCGCTGGCGTGAGCGCCGAGTAA
- a CDS encoding VOC family protein, with the protein MIDRLDHLVLTTAKEADCVHFYCTVLGMTLQTFGEGRKAFVFNGQKINLHIHGREFEPKALHPTPGALDLCFIASVPLAQVQQHLAEHGVAIECGPVQRTGARGPILSVYVRDPDHNLIEISEYA; encoded by the coding sequence ATGATCGACCGGCTAGACCACCTTGTTCTGACCACCGCTAAGGAGGCAGACTGCGTGCACTTTTACTGCACCGTGCTTGGCATGACGCTGCAGACCTTTGGCGAAGGCCGCAAGGCCTTCGTGTTCAATGGCCAGAAGATCAACCTGCATATCCACGGGCGCGAGTTCGAGCCCAAGGCCCTGCATCCCACGCCGGGCGCGCTGGACCTGTGCTTCATCGCGTCCGTGCCGCTGGCGCAGGTGCAGCAGCACCTGGCAGAGCATGGCGTTGCCATCGAATGCGGCCCGGTGCAACGCACCGGCGCGCGCGGACCCATCCTCTCGGTCTACGTGCGCGACCCGGACCATAACCTGATCGAGATCTCCGAATACGCCTGA
- a CDS encoding HpcH/HpaI aldolase/citrate lyase family protein — MTNPVRNACSFLFVPATQPERLPKALASGSDMVISDWEDAVAPADKERARNALAEVVAALEGAARARLLVRINSEGSPWFAADLQALAQLTAQGLAGAVVPKAEHAQTLQAVARAAGPQAAVVALVESVAGLAAADALATAPQVARLAFGHLDFQVDAGMACGDTEEELLPVRVALVFASRRAGLAAPIDGVTVDTRNPERMARDAERARRMGFGGKLCIHPAQVPVLHAAFDPDEAAVAHALRVQQALQQAGGGVCVLDGRMVDAPVLAQAQHTLQRHARAQQRLAAL, encoded by the coding sequence ATGACCAACCCTGTGCGCAACGCCTGTTCCTTCCTGTTCGTTCCCGCCACCCAGCCTGAGCGGCTACCCAAAGCCCTGGCCAGCGGATCCGACATGGTGATCTCCGATTGGGAAGACGCAGTGGCGCCCGCCGACAAGGAGCGCGCCCGCAACGCCCTGGCCGAAGTCGTGGCCGCGCTGGAAGGCGCGGCGCGTGCGCGCCTGCTGGTGCGCATCAACAGCGAGGGCTCGCCCTGGTTTGCCGCTGACCTGCAGGCCCTGGCACAGCTCACGGCGCAGGGCCTGGCTGGCGCCGTGGTGCCCAAGGCCGAGCACGCGCAAACGCTGCAGGCCGTGGCCCGGGCCGCCGGGCCGCAGGCGGCCGTGGTGGCGCTGGTGGAAAGCGTGGCCGGTCTGGCAGCAGCCGATGCCCTGGCCACCGCGCCGCAGGTGGCGCGCCTGGCCTTCGGGCACCTGGACTTCCAGGTCGATGCCGGCATGGCCTGCGGTGATACCGAGGAAGAACTGCTGCCCGTGCGCGTGGCCTTGGTGTTCGCCTCGCGCCGCGCAGGGCTGGCCGCACCCATTGACGGCGTGACGGTGGACACGCGCAATCCCGAGCGCATGGCCCGTGACGCCGAGCGCGCGCGGCGCATGGGCTTTGGCGGCAAGCTGTGCATCCACCCGGCGCAGGTTCCGGTGCTGCACGCCGCCTTCGACCCCGACGAAGCCGCGGTGGCCCATGCGCTGCGGGTGCAACAGGCGCTGCAGCAGGCCGGTGGCGGCGTCTGCGTGCTCGATGGCCGCATGGTGGATGCGCCGGTGCTGGCGCAGGCGCAGCACACCCTGCAGCGCCACGCCCGGGCGCAGCAGCGCCTTGCGGCCCTCTAG
- a CDS encoding CaiB/BaiF CoA transferase family protein, protein MKVLDSVRVLEIGGLGPGPFCAMHLADLGADVISVVRETKGRETTGPLLNRGKRSVFADLKTEEGRQLVLALVAEADALIEGMRPGVMERLGLGPDECLALNPRLVYGRMTGWGQSGPLAPRAGHDTNYAAVSGALWGCSPADARPVSPFAVLGDIGGGALYLMTGLLSGIVQARAMGRGTVVDAAIVDGSAHMLNLMLSARQSGLVADVRGQGIHDSAPFYDTYVCADGHHITIGALEPQFYALLLDTLGLTGDADFVSPQWDKAAWPARRSRLATLFLAQPRAHWQALLEPTDACFGAVLTPMEAAEHPHMRARGVYTEHQGVLQAAPAPRFDGAAYAPGDACAQGAHTQAVMDGLSQAGAQAVWRQRPAP, encoded by the coding sequence GTGAAAGTTCTGGACAGCGTACGCGTGCTGGAGATTGGTGGCCTGGGGCCGGGTCCGTTTTGCGCCATGCACCTGGCCGACCTGGGGGCGGACGTGATCAGCGTGGTGCGCGAAACCAAAGGTCGCGAGACCACCGGCCCCCTGCTCAACCGCGGCAAGCGCTCGGTGTTCGCCGACCTCAAGACCGAGGAAGGCCGCCAGCTGGTGCTGGCCCTGGTGGCCGAGGCCGATGCGCTGATTGAGGGCATGCGCCCCGGCGTGATGGAGCGCCTGGGCCTGGGCCCCGACGAATGCCTGGCGCTCAACCCGCGCCTGGTGTACGGGCGCATGACCGGCTGGGGCCAGAGCGGGCCGCTGGCGCCGCGCGCCGGGCACGACACCAACTATGCCGCCGTCAGTGGCGCGCTGTGGGGCTGCAGCCCGGCCGACGCACGGCCCGTGTCGCCCTTTGCCGTGCTGGGCGACATCGGCGGCGGTGCCCTCTATCTGATGACAGGATTGCTGTCGGGCATCGTGCAGGCGCGCGCCATGGGCCGCGGCACGGTGGTGGATGCAGCCATCGTGGACGGCTCGGCCCACATGCTGAACCTGATGCTCAGCGCCCGCCAAAGCGGCCTGGTGGCCGATGTGCGCGGGCAGGGCATCCACGACAGCGCGCCGTTCTACGACACCTATGTCTGCGCCGATGGCCACCACATCACCATCGGCGCCCTGGAGCCGCAGTTCTACGCTTTGCTGCTCGATACCCTGGGCTTGACTGGGGATGCCGATTTCGTGAGCCCGCAATGGGACAAGGCCGCCTGGCCCGCGCGCCGGTCGCGACTGGCGACACTGTTTTTGGCCCAGCCGCGCGCACACTGGCAGGCGCTGCTGGAGCCCACTGATGCCTGCTTTGGCGCCGTGCTCACCCCCATGGAGGCGGCAGAGCACCCGCACATGCGTGCGCGTGGCGTGTACACCGAGCACCAGGGCGTGCTGCAGGCCGCGCCGGCACCGCGCTTCGATGGCGCGGCCTATGCGCCCGGGGACGCCTGCGCGCAGGGCGCGCACACGCAGGCAGTGATGGACGGGCTGAGCCAGGCCGGAGCGCAGGCCGTATGGCGGCAGCGCCCAGCGCCATAA
- a CDS encoding IclR family transcriptional regulator: protein MNVNADPDGKLVSALVRGVSILRCFSNKTQELSAKELMDLTGLPKPTLFRLTETLCELGLLRYSERLSKYVPGLGLLSLSSPVLTRLALRQLARPQMQTLADLTEGQVQLAVGFRRELCLVEQANSLGNPIFRPEVGVRTSLSRTASGRAYLLGMPEEEREAYLRDLRAADPQRADWLGHRLDDARHDLAENGFCRSHGDLHRELESIAVAMSKPQDGELWVFAVTLPVYSPLCGKLETEVGPRLRTLVRSVESVLGASGLS from the coding sequence GTGAACGTGAACGCAGATCCGGACGGCAAATTGGTCAGCGCGCTGGTGCGTGGCGTTTCCATATTGCGCTGTTTTTCCAACAAGACCCAGGAACTCAGCGCCAAGGAACTGATGGACCTGACCGGCCTGCCCAAGCCCACGCTGTTTCGGTTGACCGAGACGCTGTGCGAGCTGGGCCTGTTGCGCTACTCGGAGCGGCTGTCCAAATACGTGCCCGGCCTGGGCCTGCTCAGCCTGTCCTCGCCGGTGCTCACGCGCCTGGCGCTGCGCCAGCTGGCCCGGCCGCAGATGCAAACGCTGGCCGACCTGACCGAGGGCCAGGTGCAGCTGGCTGTGGGCTTCCGGCGCGAACTGTGCCTGGTGGAGCAGGCCAACAGCCTGGGCAACCCCATCTTCCGGCCCGAGGTGGGCGTGCGCACCTCGCTGTCGCGCACCGCGTCGGGCCGCGCCTACCTCCTGGGCATGCCCGAGGAGGAACGCGAGGCCTACTTGCGCGACCTGCGCGCCGCGGACCCGCAACGCGCCGATTGGCTGGGCCATCGGCTCGACGACGCACGCCACGACCTGGCCGAGAACGGTTTTTGCCGCAGCCACGGTGACCTGCACCGCGAGCTGGAGTCGATCGCGGTGGCCATGTCCAAGCCGCAAGACGGTGAGCTGTGGGTGTTCGCGGTGACGCTGCCCGTCTACAGCCCTCTGTGCGGCAAGCTGGAGACCGAAGTCGGCCCGCGCCTGCGCACGCTGGTACGGTCGGTGGAGAGCGTGCTCGGGGCCTCAGGCCTGTCGTGA
- a CDS encoding enoyl-CoA hydratase/isomerase family protein yields the protein MSAGYERIAFAVQDGVAALTLSNPAKRNAFDPAMRVEMAEVVRQVQADPAIRALVLTGAGTHFCSGGDLGNIAASGLDNGGWRRRLTSLHDWLKDLMLLDKPVVAAVDGAAYGAGFSLALAADFIIASTRARFAMSFIRVGVVPDCAAFYTLPRIVGVQRARELMLSGREVSAQEALQLGIATELVEPDALQARAQAIARSFVGASPVALSLIKRSLALAATDLPSLLEQEANAQALAMGTTEHREAVRCFLEKRPMPFQWPQA from the coding sequence ATGAGCGCCGGCTACGAGCGCATTGCTTTCGCGGTACAGGACGGCGTGGCCGCGCTGACCTTGAGCAACCCCGCCAAGCGCAACGCCTTCGACCCCGCCATGCGCGTGGAGATGGCCGAGGTGGTGCGCCAGGTGCAGGCCGACCCCGCCATCCGCGCCCTGGTGCTGACCGGTGCTGGCACGCATTTCTGTTCTGGCGGGGACCTGGGCAACATCGCGGCCAGCGGCCTGGACAACGGCGGCTGGCGTCGGCGCCTGACCAGCCTGCACGACTGGCTCAAAGATTTGATGTTGCTGGACAAGCCGGTGGTCGCCGCCGTCGATGGTGCGGCCTATGGCGCCGGCTTCAGCCTGGCGCTGGCGGCGGATTTCATCATCGCCAGCACCCGCGCGCGCTTTGCCATGTCGTTCATCCGCGTGGGCGTGGTGCCGGACTGCGCGGCGTTCTACACCCTGCCGCGCATCGTTGGCGTGCAGCGTGCGCGCGAGCTCATGCTGTCGGGCCGTGAGGTCTCGGCGCAGGAGGCACTGCAACTGGGCATTGCCACCGAGCTGGTCGAGCCCGATGCGCTGCAGGCGCGCGCCCAGGCGATTGCGCGCAGCTTCGTGGGCGCGTCGCCGGTGGCGCTGAGCCTGATCAAGCGTTCACTCGCCCTGGCCGCGACCGACCTTCCCTCGCTGCTGGAGCAGGAGGCCAACGCCCAGGCCCTGGCCATGGGCACGACCGAGCACCGCGAGGCGGTGCGCTGCTTCCTGGAGAAAAGGCCCATGCCCTTCCAGTGGCCCCAGGCTTGA
- a CDS encoding AMP-binding protein has protein sequence MTALHTGATVAETYRAAFEQFPDRVALVLPDGSHWTYAGLQQRVHRMARALQALGLRHQDGLAILTGNRPEALVVLIACAWLGLRQTALHPLGALDDQAFVLQDAGIAALVVDPRYAERGQALQERGQQEGTPLRHVLSLGPSGLDDDLSAASAAHSGAALPIASRPEDIYRITYTGGTTGRPKGVVHRHRTTLTMTLQQLAGWEWPEELRFLIATPISHAGGAMVLPTLLRGGTLVLLDGYQPERFLQAVQQHRITATFLVPTQIYGLLDHPGLDHWDRSSLRYVLYGASPMAPARLAEAIQRFGPLFGQLYGQAEAPMTISYLRKDAHDLARPERLQSCGRPLPGNQVRLLDPQGQEVATGEVGELCVRSPLVMEGYLNRPDATQEAFAGGWLHTGDMARRDEGGYLYLVDRAKDMVITGGFNVYSSEVEACLALHPAVAQSAVIGMPDAKWGEAVVALVVLKPGASATPQALMDFVHAHKGALHTPKLLRLEPQLPVTPLGKIDKKALRARFWDGQARQVG, from the coding sequence TTGACCGCACTGCACACCGGCGCCACTGTGGCCGAGACCTACCGCGCAGCCTTTGAACAGTTCCCGGATCGCGTGGCCCTGGTACTGCCGGATGGCAGCCACTGGACCTACGCCGGGCTGCAGCAGCGCGTGCACCGCATGGCGCGCGCACTGCAGGCGCTCGGCCTGCGGCACCAGGACGGCTTGGCCATCCTCACCGGTAACCGGCCCGAGGCGCTGGTGGTGCTGATCGCCTGCGCCTGGCTGGGCCTGCGCCAGACGGCGCTGCACCCGTTGGGCGCATTGGACGACCAGGCGTTTGTGCTGCAGGACGCCGGCATTGCCGCCCTGGTGGTCGATCCACGCTATGCCGAACGCGGCCAGGCGTTGCAGGAGAGGGGGCAGCAGGAGGGAACGCCGCTGCGCCATGTGCTCAGTCTGGGGCCTTCTGGTCTGGACGATGACCTGAGCGCCGCCAGCGCGGCGCACAGTGGCGCCGCGCTGCCCATCGCCTCCCGGCCCGAAGACATCTACCGCATCACCTACACCGGCGGCACCACCGGGCGCCCCAAGGGCGTCGTACACCGCCACCGCACCACGCTCACGATGACGCTGCAACAGCTGGCCGGTTGGGAATGGCCCGAGGAACTGCGCTTTCTCATTGCCACGCCGATCTCGCACGCCGGTGGCGCCATGGTGCTGCCCACGCTGCTGCGCGGCGGCACGCTGGTATTGCTGGACGGCTACCAGCCCGAGCGCTTTTTGCAGGCGGTGCAGCAACACCGCATCACCGCCACCTTTCTGGTGCCCACGCAGATCTACGGGCTGCTCGATCATCCTGGGCTGGACCACTGGGACCGCTCCAGCCTGCGCTATGTGCTGTACGGCGCATCGCCCATGGCACCGGCGCGGCTGGCCGAGGCCATCCAGCGCTTTGGCCCCCTCTTTGGCCAGCTGTATGGCCAGGCCGAAGCACCCATGACCATCAGCTACCTGCGCAAGGACGCGCACGACCTGGCCCGCCCCGAGCGGTTGCAGTCGTGCGGCCGGCCGCTGCCGGGCAACCAGGTGCGGCTGCTGGACCCGCAGGGGCAAGAGGTGGCCACAGGTGAAGTGGGAGAACTGTGCGTGCGCAGCCCGCTGGTGATGGAGGGTTACCTGAACCGCCCCGACGCCACGCAGGAAGCCTTTGCCGGAGGCTGGCTGCATACCGGCGACATGGCGCGCCGCGACGAGGGCGGCTACCTCTACCTGGTGGACCGCGCCAAGGACATGGTCATCACCGGAGGCTTCAACGTGTACTCCAGCGAGGTCGAGGCCTGCCTGGCGCTGCACCCTGCCGTTGCGCAATCGGCCGTGATCGGCATGCCTGATGCCAAATGGGGCGAGGCCGTGGTCGCCCTGGTGGTGCTCAAGCCCGGCGCCAGCGCCACGCCCCAGGCGCTGATGGACTTTGTGCATGCGCACAAAGGTGCGCTGCACACGCCCAAGCTGCTGCGGCTGGAGCCGCAGCTGCCCGTGACCCCGCTGGGCAAGATCGACAAGAAAGCCTTGCGCGCACGTTTCTGGGACGGGCAGGCGCGACAGGTGGGCTGA
- a CDS encoding Bug family tripartite tricarboxylate transporter substrate binding protein, which translates to MQFPHRRHALRLAGASALLGLAALATSQPARADTAWPTRPITFVVPGAAGGTTDTPARFMAQKLGERLGQSIVVDNKPGAGGMLGTGLVARAQPDGYTVLVGNTGSNAINYTAYQKLTYKAEDFIALTDMISFANVLVVPAKSPIKSLKDLVAAAKREPGKLAFSSAGVGQTTHLMGELLRQSAGVDVVHVPYKGSAPATMAIVGGETQFMFDNLTGSLGHIKDGKLRALAVTGAQREPDLPDVPTMTELGMKDFDKVGWMGFFVPAKTPPDVVKKLTDNLIAVLKDPAVVQRYRELGGRPGGMASEPFAQMVERDRRDWGELIRSQKLQLD; encoded by the coding sequence ATGCAATTTCCTCATCGCCGCCACGCGCTGCGCCTGGCGGGCGCCAGCGCCCTGCTGGGTCTGGCAGCCCTGGCCACGTCGCAGCCCGCGCGGGCAGACACCGCCTGGCCCACGCGCCCCATCACCTTCGTCGTGCCCGGCGCGGCCGGTGGCACCACCGACACGCCCGCGCGCTTCATGGCGCAAAAGCTCGGCGAGCGGCTGGGCCAGTCCATCGTGGTGGACAACAAGCCCGGTGCGGGCGGCATGCTCGGCACCGGCCTGGTGGCGCGTGCCCAGCCCGACGGCTACACCGTGCTGGTGGGCAACACCGGCTCCAACGCCATCAACTACACCGCCTACCAGAAGCTCACCTACAAGGCCGAGGACTTCATCGCGTTGACCGACATGATCTCGTTCGCCAATGTGCTGGTCGTGCCGGCGAAGTCGCCCATCAAGAGCCTGAAGGACCTCGTCGCCGCAGCCAAGCGCGAGCCGGGCAAGCTGGCGTTTTCGTCGGCGGGCGTGGGCCAGACCACGCACCTGATGGGCGAGCTGCTGCGCCAGAGCGCGGGGGTTGATGTGGTCCATGTGCCTTACAAGGGCTCCGCGCCGGCCACCATGGCCATCGTGGGCGGCGAAACGCAGTTCATGTTCGACAACCTCACGGGCTCGCTGGGCCACATCAAGGACGGCAAGCTGCGCGCGCTGGCGGTGACCGGCGCCCAACGCGAGCCCGATCTACCCGATGTGCCCACCATGACCGAGCTGGGCATGAAGGATTTCGACAAAGTGGGCTGGATGGGCTTTTTCGTGCCCGCCAAGACGCCGCCGGACGTCGTGAAGAAGCTCACCGACAACCTGATCGCCGTGCTCAAGGACCCGGCCGTGGTCCAGCGTTACCGCGAACTGGGCGGCCGGCCCGGCGGCATGGCGAGCGAGCCGTTCGCGCAAATGGTGGAGCGTGACCGCCGGGACTGGGGCGAGCTGATCCGCAGCCAGAAACTGCAGCTCGACTGA